From the Argentina anserina chromosome 3, drPotAnse1.1, whole genome shotgun sequence genome, the window TGAAGGCCAAAAGTGCTAGCTTAAGGTTAGGGACACATTAACATAAGCCTTGTTTTATTAGGAAAAATCTATCCTACGCCGATGTATACGGTACGCCGGCACATCCGACCGCACAATCCCACCATCACCACTGCGTGCAAAAGCTGACAGCCCCTGCCAGCCGTTCAGCCCCTGCTGTATGGTATACAGCGATGTACCCCAGACGAACCCGTTTTACTAACCTTGACCTCCATATTTCCTGAAGCATTACAAGTTTACAACCTAGGATTCAAGGTAATAAAATTCTTTCATGCATTAGATTTTTTGAATGATCCAAGTGGAACCATATAATTGTTAATCTGTTGATATTCACGGTAATTACATGAGATGAAATGAAATTCTAATTCAAGTAGGACCAGAAATACAGTGCATTAGTACCTGTTTGAGAAATCCGGCACCAAAAGCTCTGGTAACCTTCAATGAACCTTTAACACGATCATTCATGACAGCACAAGCATCCTCTGGGTGTTCATTTCGGATTCTATGAACTTCCTGAAAGAAATGCAAGATAAAAAAGATGAGATTTAAATTTCACCTCATCAAAACCACTGTCATCCATAAACTGATCGAAAACCGCACAAAGGGACTAATAATTCACCTCTAACTCGCTAGTACTGTGATCCATTGTCAACTGGACAGCGCTCAAATTAGGAATCGAATTCTGTCTCTCGCCGTCCTCAAGATCATGTAATGTCTCCTCATTGATCCTCTCCAAATCCTGCCTAATCTTCCCAAGCCAATAATCCGGTTCCGCCTTCTGGGCCAAAACAACCCGACTATCACCcacattcatcacataaacaTCTTCCCCCTTCATCAACATCACAAGAACACAAGACCCCATCAAGGCAAGCTCAGGATTTTCCAAGAGCATCTGATCAGCAATTTCCAAATAGGCCTCCTCTGTTTTCCTCAAACCTTGAGACAAAGCCTTCAAAACATCCGAGTGATTAGCAGCCGATGACCCATCCGAGCTAGACCtattcaactgctccttcAATCTCCGATCGAGCTCAACTCTCTCCCTATCCCACTCAcacctccacctcctctgATTATCCTCCCGTTTCCTGCCGGAGCTCCTGTACTTGGTTTTCGGGTTTCTAAACTCCTTTTTCTTCGAATGGGAATCAAAATTCACATCCCCACTTGCACTAGGATAATTCTCTTCCTCAACAGACCGGGAACCGGCATCTCCTTCTAGATTCCTTCCTACATCACTGTCCGAAACCGAATTATCCGGGTGATCAACACGTGAACCCGCCGCAGCTGATTCAACCTTCTCATCCCAAATCACCCCTTTCAGTTCCTTGTGGACAGCAGTGTACAAATTCGACAGAAGATAATCCGGCGCATCTGGACCGTTGAACCCATCGTAGATTCCAACGAAAACCCAGCCGTCCTCCTCCGACACGACAACATGGACTCGATCCTCACCAGCCTTCCCCTGCGCCCACTGAAGATTCTGGCTCGACAACGACTCGTCGTCTTCCAAACTCCCCTCGCTGCTGAAATTCACAGAGCTAACAGTCAAATTCTCGTTGTGATTCTGAACCTTACTGTCATGTAGTCCGCCGCCGACGATCCAATCCTGATCTTTAACGGATACGACGCGGTTTTTAATCGGGGCCAGAATCGAGTTCTGTCCCCGGTATATGGTTTTGGATATGGCTCGCTGAAGAACCCGGATCAGTTTCGGCTTCCCCGATCTCGGCTTGAACGCGAAGCCGCCGCCGTGGGAGAAGCTCCTCTGAAACTGCTCCGAGTAGCCTTTCTCCATCGGGCCGGAGAACAGCCCGCGATCGAGCGGACCCGACATAAAGGCCCGCTCAATTGGGCCGGATAAGAATCCGCGCTCGAGCGGTCCGGACCCGGGAACTCCGGCCCCGAAGTTCCCGGAAATCGGACCGGAGTTTATGAAATTGCGCGGGATGGGCTGGAGCGGAATCGAGGCGAAGGAGGTGGAGGACTCGAAGGCGGCGGCGCGGTCGACGCTGTTGTAGGAGTAGAGATCGACGAGGGCGGTGGAGAGAGGCGTGGAGGTGTTGGCGCTGACGGAGGCGCCGGAGATGGTTTTGAAAGTGGTGGCTTCTTCCGAGTGGACTTTGGAGGAGGCGAGCcaggtcgggtcgggtcggacgTAGCAGAAGGAGTGTCCCAGGCCCTCGTCGTAGGAGTCGGATAATAGAACGGGTACTTCATGGGTGTGGCGGTGGACTCCTTTAGCGCCGGTGAAGCAGACGCTTACTTTTCCGAAGCTGTTGCCCATCGGATTGTAAccactaaaaagaatataaatttgaatgaaaatatCGGGGATTTGTTGATGTGATTATGTGATGGATTTAATTGAGCTCAATTCATGGCCGACTccgagagaggagagagagagagagacaaagACAAAGACAAAAGAGTCTGGCTCAAACTAAACGAAgctcagaagaagaagagggagagagagagagaaggagttGACTTTACGGCTCGGGTTTTGAAATGAATGGAAATGActtcatttgtttttctttttttagttttctttattttccgaTTTTTTCATATTGAAAATGCGTcgtgttttttatatttatgccAAGCGTTGACTACAGGTTTCAGGGTTTTAAGCAAACTCGTTGAGTTTCAATATATCTTTCAACGGGAGCGCGTGGACGATACGCGCATTTGGAAGCGGAGATGTTTGAACAGCAGGGTGGGACCGGGAGAGGGAAAGACGTGATTGAATTGGGCTCGTTGGGGGTGTGTATCTGACGCGCGGCAAGAAGCGTTGCATGTACAAAGCTGGGGTGAAAACGCCGGTAATGGTCGAAAAGTTTAGGTGTAAAAgtcaatattatatatatttgccaCATTTCatgttatattttttaatattattaatttaatttttactgTAATTATGTTTAACTAATTCTTatacgtaaataaattttaaatatttttactGTTTAAACGTTGAGTATAATATAACCAATACATGACATAATTACTCATCAGATAGGAAAAGCGTGCCAGTATCACCGTTGGATTGGGTTGATGAGGTGCGAGGGTTGACGTACACGTGGCGGGAGTTAATTGATTGGCTCTGTCTGTTTGTCAACTCGAGGTTCCTCTCTACTAGAACGCTGTAGGCAGCTCAGCTATTTTTAGAGCTTGactatttttcattttgaattatataatttatattcaatattgctgaaaaaaaaaagagaaaaaaaggaaattagtTAGGAATGTAGTTTAATAAATTAGGTGAGGTGGGGTGGTTGCTAAAACATTTAGTATGTGGGACGTTTATTTATATAGCCTTGACTAATTGGACTTGTCCCATTGTTGACTTTGGATCAATTTGACAATCTGAATATTAAGATGCGAGAGAGGTAGATGTCCGATGTCGATATATAGAACAAAAGACTTCATTTACAAAATCTCATTAATGTTAGAGCAACTAAGTTTTCACCAATCAATCTTCACTTCACTTAAACAgactatttttatttatggCACTCCTCTTTGATTTGGTGAAATGAACTACTAAATGAAATCTCGTATGCGGTGACGTAAGTATTCTTGTATCACACGGTAAATTTAACACAAATTATTTTCGATATTACTCTGTTGGTCAAAAGGGGAGCTCGGGGTATAAAATATAGCTGATTCGAAACTCATGTTGCCATTCTAGCATTTGTTATCAGTCACGTGTACATTTCGAAAGTCTAACTAAGCAACCAGATTTGAGTTCAGAAAATTCAGTCTATCGTGTGCTTGGAAATGAACTTATTCAAATAAAGTAaaaagagaaatcaaagtcAATGAAGATGATGTTTTGATAATGAAGTATCAAGTAATTGGTGAATTTCTTTAAATGTGTAGGCATAAATCAAGATACTTTTAACATATCCTAGCTCACTAAAACTTCTAAACCTTGCATCAGAAGAGATTTGTGTAATTCTGTTTTTTCAAATTGAGCATTTGTCGAGGAGAATCAGGAGATATTTGGAGTGGAGGAAAATCGAGTTAAATAATTATTACAACTGTGTAACTTTGAAGGAAGTAAAACAATTTAAATGACTTCTTTGTGTTCCACATACATCTTGCGATTATTTCTCTGGTCATTGAAGGAATTGAGGCAcactaaaagaaaaaaaatatatcaattcTTAGATGCTCCGGAAGTGCACATTGCAAACATTCCTTTTAAATAGATTTAAGAGTGgcggaaaaaagaaagaaagaaattatgacgttaagaagaacaattgtTATTATCTATTTGGAAAGCAATCTAAATCCTATGTAAAAAATGTTATCAATATGTTAAAGCTCCTTTTACCATCATCATGCTGATATGTGGATACAAAACTACCTAGCAAATCATGAGGCAAAAGTAAATGGTATTTAGGTACATGATTGCATGGAACACTTGAAAACAGAAAGGTTGGATTAATAATAAGTTGAATAATCTTACTAAGCAATAACCAATATACAATTAATTAGAGCCTAGCTAAGTGAGCATAAGCATTAGGTTGTATATGTTCTTCAACATTTATTTTGGCCAATTGTCAATGTTCTTCATTAAACAATAGCTAGTAATCTCAATTCCCACTCATATCTCTGATATTTCAAACCCACCATGATTCCCATACTGCAAGTGGAGAAAACCTTCCTAAGCCACCAGCACCTCTGCACATTCACTTGCTTCACCCACCAACTCTCTTTCCCAACTTTTGTCTCTTGTAGCACCTTCTCATCCTTCTATCATAAACTAATCCAACCTAATTAATATCATAATAAGACCTTGGTTTATCTGCATTTTGTAGACTAATCTAACtaaacttattaatttatcagaaacttattttaattcattttcttcttgtatTTCTGTATAAAAACTCCATTGACATAATATTAGAGAAGATTTCAAAATCTTGGACTCAATCTTCAGATACTGTTTGTGCCCAAATAAAATGAACTGTTGGGCAATGAAGCCCCAAAAAGTTGAATATATGTGTACATGTATAGCtgcatatatatttcaatAATGAATGGCATGCATATCCAAATTATATTTTAGGAGCACAATTGGTATGCTTTGTAAACAATTCCAGAAGACATGAAAGAAGGATCATGGCCTGATGCATTGACTAATCATCTTGCAGGATAAAACTAATCATGCTTTGGATCCTTAAATCATATATTTGGGTTATGATAATAAAGAAAATTCATTTCATACACTCattttgttatgtttggtGGATTTTTACTTATTACCTAGTGGACCTTTTAGTCCACTCCTATGCCACCATGTTTTTCTTGACTAATTGACCCCTAAATGCTATCCACTTCAGCTAAACCTTTGTTTATGCAAGCATAAGAACAACCAATAATGCGGATGTCATCTTTAGCATCAGTCCAGATTTTTCCTTATAAAGTTTGTTCGAAGATCATTAAATTATATGGTTTGATTATGTAAGCGGAAAGAAGTTTTACTTTGTCatataattttcaaaaattcatGAAGACAACTCCCTGAACATAGATATGTACCGGATAACTTTAGATATTTTGACTTCGAATAAtttgtattttaattttattagaagaacaaacaaatcaattagatataaattagTATGTAATGACTATGATTCATGAACGTTTGACAGATTCTACCATCTTGCATGGAAATATAGGGCAGCACAGTAAAATAATGATAAACAAACAACATAGAATTAAAAgaggttgttttgtttttgactTACAAgttctgtctctctctctctctctttctctctcttttcctaATGCACATAGACAAAACTTAGAACCTTTCAGCTCTTTAAAGATTGAATTAAAAgaggttgttttgtttttgacttacaagctctctctctctctctctatctctctcttcctAATGCACATAGTCAAAACTTAGAACCTTTTCAGCTCTTTAAAGATTGTATTTAGCATGCAAAAAGAATGTTGATTATAAGCAAAGTCATGTAAATTTAGTTTGCAAGGAAAACAAGGGTGGTAATTGGTATTATATAGACTATTGTAAATTTATGAATCTACCAGAAAAAGGCattttagaaaatataaatgccaGCCATAGAGCAAACACAATCTAGAAATTTTGACCCAAAAGAGAATTTAGAGCTAGGCACCATGGTCACTATCATTAGGCTTATGCGCTTATGCCACCACCATTTCCCACTAGGAATCACTAGTACAATTTAGACATTGTTATAGTATTCTATGCCATATATGAATCTTACATCTATACTTTGCAACTTTGGCAGTTTTGGCTAAAAAGGTTTTGGCTGAGTTTTACAACTTGGGTGATTCACCCATTTGggtgaaaattgaaaaaattacTTGTCTCTTAAGGAAGATGCAACTGAAATTGATGGCTGGAGTGAAAGCGGAACTTTGGTGAAAAGCCAATACATTGTGGAAACAATTGATCAGATTAGACAGAGAGGAGCGTTGTTGTCCAGAAAAGAAGATGCTGAAATGGCCAGACTTAGATATTGTTTAAAGCTTTCTGTGCACCCATCTTCATGTTGGGTTCAATCATTTGATTCAACTGGATTATATGGGTTGATTATGCTCTCTGATTCATACCTTTTGATCTGAACGTGTAAATATAATATCACACATCTGCGATCAATGGTTCGCTACTCTATATCAAATTTACACTTTGATTGATGTGCCTTTTACCATTATGCATGGGACTTCTTTTGAGAAATGTGATTCCTTACCCAAGTTTGATAACTGGCGTTAcattaaaattttaacaacCATCTCATTGTCCTAAACAACTGTGGTTGTTTCCTGCCAATCAACTTAGGCATCATATTCCTCAAAAAGTAAACAAACATAAGCATTAATTATTAAGTGAAACATGAGTTCATTCTCCATCTCCGTCTTCAAAATCTGTCTGGAGTCACAATACTGCTAACTAgacagaaaaaaagaagaagagtaaATTCCTCTTATGGTAGCTGATGTTTGGCTATTTGGACAATTTAGTACTTAATGTATGAAAacagacaatttggtacctaaagttttCAAATTTAGATCATTTtagtacttatgtcaattttgaccatatttcaaggttatttccgtcatactatctctactttacttcattttttcataatatctccaaattgcctctaaattatcactaaaaatttgataactcatccacttaaggatgatttacgtatataagttttcataatgtagatATCAAtctaaataattttaattataagtaatttaaaaaaaaattttaataaaaaattacaattgaataaaggcaatttattttctttgcagaaaataattaggatacaataagtatattaagaaaaaaaatttattttcgatatatgcgaagtagatgctCAGTGGAGTAgaaatatcaatttaattatctccaaagagaggcaattataggaagaaatgaagaaaaatgtgaatttaatgagtttagggctagaatgatgaaaataaccccaaaaatgatcaaaatagatagagataccaaaatggcttacaaatgagaacttcaggtaccaaattgtctgttttcatacatcatgtaccaaattgtccaagtagccatacTGTAGgcagtgttctaaatatcgggatatatcggggatatatcggcgatatatcggtgatatttagaaaccgATAGGATAAATGCCATATCGCcttaatatatcggtcaactcaaaatatcgggtcaacatgcgatatatcggtgatatatcgggatatatcggtggatttttttcgtttgacttttttttcggtggacttttttttggtggacttttttttggtggatttttttttcggagacttttttttcgatgatttttttcgataattttttttcgttgacttttttttttggtgactttttttcttgttacttttttttcggtgattttttttaaggaggCGATGTCGTTTTGAGGAATTTCAACGCAAATAAACAGAAGAtgatttatgaagatgattttctctcagaagatgaggatgaagataatggagaagatgattttgactttgattctgatgatgagagagtttataatgcatgaatgcataatcaatatctcaatctatcttttgtgcacctatttttgttcaattagtacttagtagttaatattatttggtatattttgaagtatatgtttataaatatattaaatttaaattaaaaattaacaaaaacgataaatccgatataatccgatatatctcgatatatccccgttatatccttattttccaaaaccgatacgatgccgataaccgatatttagaccattgactgtaggtaccataggaggaattaacccaagaaagatagaaagaaagaaagagagaacaCGCCTCCAAGCGGGGACTTGCAGCTGCTGGCGTTTCTCATCCGGCCGTGCGGCGGTGCCCGCGTCGGCCTTCGGCCCCGTTGGTGTGCGGTCGGATGGGATGGCAAATTTGTCATTCGGCTTTGTGATCGAAGATTAGGGTGGGGTGGGTCTGAGATTGGGTTTGTTGTAGCGGCGGCAGAGGCACGGGATGAGGAACTGTGGTGGCCACGGTGGTTTGGCCTTGTTGCGGCGGCTGTGCTTTTCGTTCTTGTGACGGTGGGAAGAGGGATCGAAGTTGGATATGGGGGAGGATCTCTTGGTGTCCATTCTCTGATGGACCTTGCTTTTCAAGATATGGGCACCAATTGGGTTCGGTGGTGGAGGGTGAAGGCGAGTTCTTTCTATTTGTTTTCAGGTTCCAAATGCGGCGGCGCAAACTGGAGGAGGGAGCGGTGGTGGTCTCAATGCTTTGTCGGTGCAGCTTCACACTCATTTCTTGGGCTCGTTTTGCCCCTCTTTGGTTGTGGGCCTGAAGGTTTCAGTTGGGCCTTCTTTGGCCTGGTAATACGGGTTTGGCTTACTTAGTGGGTCCTAACCAGCTTGTTTATTTTATCGTTTTTAGTTCTCGTGGTTAATAATTTCCTACAAAAGTTTTGTATGGGGAGTTGAGCTTGGTGTCCGTGTGTGCACTCTTTATGCCTTGTCTACCCTATGTAGGctgtcacaaccccgaaattttgattgataaaaattcgaattcgaggtcatgaaaactctaaaacaatctcaaatatattgaaatcatcttataataacagtgtatcgaaactgagtttacaacacgactcagtcgacttgaaatatacataaccagtttatacatcagtattataaccaatggaaatatagaattcactcaatcctcaccacaaacagaagaaagaaatcttcaaagTAAGTTATCCGaatctgctaatccccacctgcagaactatcccctataccatcgaattggtgcatcGAGATTGTAGACACAAACCCGTTAAGATTTTCAgtccgtatgagtaaaccaacagtataacatatatcgcatacaaatgaaatatgacagataacatttaaagacaaacgtactcatgtgacactgggcaacctaTCTTTTacccaatattatttaaatatatgtgtaatcatgagacactgggcaacctatctgttacccctcatgcaatacaccgacagacactgggaAACCCATATGGTTAcccaaaattatttaaaacatgggtactcatgagacccaggtacctATCTGTtatccctcatgcagtacaccgacaaacattgggcaacccatatgttacctaatatcactcaaaaacatgggtactcatgagactcaggcaacccatcttTCACCCCTTAAgtagtacaccggcagacagactagagttcTAACTCAATCGTAACATCACCCGGCCAAGGTTTGGTTCCGATTACTACCAACAACGTTcaaagaccagaaaacgttttaacaagactcaatgttaaaaccatgtacaacataacaatccacacatgttattgtactacaaccaagcaactcttgcacaacaatattatctagtcaccccaataatccattataccggaaggtacgttatctcccttccggtctcatccgccacaattaatcaagaacattaccatctcataatttaaatagaaaccctaacattatataatacaacaacccatatatatgtatcgtatttaccattttcgtacacatacacaacccactatattatataaatgtcacagttcactcctttttataattcaaacatataagtcaccgctaagggtagacttgtcatagtgagatttactcacattcaccatagtccataatcactaaaaccttttaaaatcatttattaaaatagtgtttcacttacccatgaaccgtagataatcaagttcacgtaatttaaaccaaaacatatttttagaacaatttttataagctagtgatgcaatgactatgttaacaactcaaactaaattcaataatcataacactacttcgatcatgatgatcattgtgaggtttattCACCTTATTTCATGCGTGTAACTTCTACGATACCGAGAGCGATTCCCTCAATCATTTCTTCGGTcacctaattgcatgataaagtgcttagaaaacgatacgtaaaatctcaGGTGACGATTCATTACAGTtgaaaactgttaaaaaaacatttttcatGCGCCGCCACCGTTCCGGTGACCACCGATGATCTCCAAAATtgaccaccacaatctaagcaacatttccaacaactttctagttgacaccaatgTCTAAATCGAAGCTTAAACAGTCTAAtcgacgaagaacataaaatcggcactattcataGACACTAGAAAAAGAAATCCTCGATTATCCTTGTATGtttcgaaatagataaaactGTTTTAGAATGTTGATATATATCCTACAAGCTtcaaaacacaagaagaatcaccttgattggttgccggaggagaGAGTTCTCATCACTTCTTCAAACGAAACAGtcattgtttcttcatttctggcTTCAAACAGCTTAAATCTCTCCCAAACACTTACCCAGATCGGTAGGGTACGAAGAGACGGTTCCAACGCCACCAGTTTCACTCAATTCTTTCGTCGGACGACGGAGATATGGCCGGAGCAAGATTCGGCAACAAAGAGGGGAAAAtcgcgtgaacagtacccgagctcgggtgaacagtaaccgaggtgattttgaaaaaaaaaactgatttttttatttttaatctcctctctttccttttatattttttccaaaatcggaaatcaAACTTCTattgctaacaactttcacatacgacatccgattaaagAGTACCGTgcgtctacgaactcgtattgacgaactctacgactttcacgaatgaagttttctgagattcaTAACGGATAAAAAGTAAACTCTTGACCCCTCACAGTAATGTTTTTGAGTATAAATCAActcgaacactttcgttttctccctcgtactatTTAATCGGATCActaccaatttaaatatctccaaacaataattagaaaataattataaatttccggGATATTACATAGGCGGCGAGTTCCTTGTTTCGTCAAATGGTCGTTGCTGCCTAGTGGCAGGGTGAAACTAAGTGTCGTCGAAGTGATTTCCGGCGGCAACATAATTGGAGAGCTGCTGTATTGGACATTAGGATATGTAACTACTACTTCATTATTGTTAGGGTCTCATATATACTATTCTCTCATTCTGTATGTCACCGCTGTTTTAAAGCAAATAGAATCATCATCAGAGTAGAGTAGTACTCTTTGTTAGTTGGTGCTTTGTTGAGTACTTGTTTGTAGGGAGCTTTGATATTATGTCAGGTCTTTGTAATCAGGAGTTTAGGCTTCATGTCTCCCCTTATATTCGACGGTTTCATTAATGAAGGCTTGAGGGTAGCCACATCTGCcctcctttcaaaaaaaaaaatccgtCTTGAGTCCAATCTATGTCGGAGACCTTTACTTCATTCATGCTTCAATCcccactatttttttttgttctttgaaCCCAACTACTGGGCATCAATTTATACATCTCAGTCCCCCACTGATAATTCAATAAATTGTAGAATTAGAACATTCATTCACATCCTTATTAGGAATgtatatagaaatttaaaatataattcattaattTAGAAGAGTCATTGCTAAATATGTGATATAATAATCATCTTTCACAATAATATCTTCACCAGTCCACCTCATTCAAAAAGTTAAATATTCAATATTGACACTAGAAGGAGGGTTTGAATCTCCGACCTTGTAGTTAACAACGACACGCTCTAACCAAGAGTTATTCCAGCTGCACATCTAATCAGCTTTCATGGCTTTTACTTGCCTAACAAATAATACCAAGGTGTTTCAAAGCCTGTTTCAGACTTTCAGATGCTATTAGCCCATCTTTAAAGCCGAGCTATGCAATTTCACAATCCAATATGTGTTTTCTGTATTGCAATCTCTAAGCCTTTTGTTGAGGTTTGGGCCTTGACATAAACTGTTTCTTGACTTCCACCCACCAGATCAAATATGCATCCCCCACTAAATGTCTAAATCATTAAATGTGTGCATGATTAGTAATGAAAATGCATTGCCTACTTGATACCTCAAACTCATGAACATGGTGATCTCAAGCTCGGCATCTAAAAGAAACTAGCCCTCTCCATGTTCATGGTGATAGTTTTCCATTGCCTGACAATCCATTCAAAGCATATGACCTCTCTTCATCGCTTAATTTGAAGTACATTGATAATGATCCAATGCCACTGTCATCAGATAATCGCGGATGCAAACATGTTTACGCATGAAAAAGCCGATAATTATCTGGACATATGTTATCAGTGACCTaaaatgtgatcggtatagcGGACCCCCGGTGGTCTTTAAAGTTTGGGGTTTGATTAATGAACCCTAAAAGCCTAATGGGTACTTGGATACATTCACCAAATGCAAGTCGAAAATGTACAACCTACATTGTATCACACGA encodes:
- the LOC126786822 gene encoding probable protein phosphatase 2C 4 isoform X2; protein product: MGNSFGKVSVCFTGAKGVHRHTHEVPVLLSDSYDEGLGHSFCYVRPDPTWLASSKVHSEEATTFKTISGASVSANTSTPLSTALVDLYSYNSVDRAAAFESSTSFASIPLQPIPRNFINSGPISGNFGAGVPGSGPLERGFLSGPIERAFMSGPLDRGLFSGPMEKGYSEQFQRSFSHGGGFAFKPRSGKPKLIRVLQRAISKTIYRGQNSILAPIKNRVVSVKDQDWIVGGGLHDSKVQNHNENLTVSSVNFSSEGSLEDDESLSSQNLQWAQGKAGEDRVHVVVSEEDGWVFVGIYDGFNGPDAPDYLLSNLYTAVHKELKGVIWDEKVESAAAGSRVDHPDNSVSDSDVGRNLEGDAGSRSVEEENYPSASGDVNFDSHSKKKEFRNPKTKYRSSGRKREDNQRRWRCEWDRERVELDRRLKEQLNRSSSDGSSAANHSDVLKALSQGLRKTEEAYLEIADQMLLENPELALMGSCVLVMLMKGEDVYVMNVGDSRVVLAQKAEPDYWLGKIRQDLERINEETLHDLEDGERQNSIPNLSAVQLTMDHSTSELEEVHRIRNEHPEDACAVMNDRVKGSLKVTRAFGAGFLKQVVNL
- the LOC126786822 gene encoding probable protein phosphatase 2C 4 isoform X1 encodes the protein MGNSFGKVSVCFTGAKGVHRHTHEVPVLLSDSYDEGLGHSFCYVRPDPTWLASSKVHSEEATTFKTISGASVSANTSTPLSTALVDLYSYNSVDRAAAFESSTSFASIPLQPIPRNFINSGPISGNFGAGVPGSGPLERGFLSGPIERAFMSGPLDRGLFSGPMEKGYSEQFQRSFSHGGGFAFKPRSGKPKLIRVLQRAISKTIYRGQNSILAPIKNRVVSVKDQDWIVGGGLHDSKVQNHNENLTVSSVNFSSEGSLEDDESLSSQNLQWAQGKAGEDRVHVVVSEEDGWVFVGIYDGFNGPDAPDYLLSNLYTAVHKELKGVIWDEKVESAAAGSRVDHPDNSVSDSDVGRNLEGDAGSRSVEEENYPSASGDVNFDSHSKKKEFRNPKTKYRSSGRKREDNQRRWRCEWDRERVELDRRLKEQLNRSSSDGSSAANHSDVLKALSQGLRKTEEAYLEIADQMLLENPELALMGSCVLVMLMKGEDVYVMNVGDSRVVLAQKAEPDYWLGKIRQDLERINEETLHDLEDGERQNSIPNLSAVQLTMDHSTSELEEVHRIRNEHPEDACAVMNDRVKGSLKVTRAFGAGFLKQPKWNNALLEAFQIDYIGTSPYITCFPYLHHHRLGPKDRFLILSSDGLYQYFTNEEAVSEVELFITLQPEGDPAQHLVEEVLFRAAKKAGMDFHDLLQIPQGDRRRYHDDVSIIVISLEGRIWRSCV